One Streptococcus sp. S1 DNA window includes the following coding sequences:
- a CDS encoding endonuclease/exonuclease/phosphatase family protein: MKFLTLNSHSWMEENAQQKFETLKEQIFEAQYDVICFQEVNQEMASEAVETDEFYQALPSAVVIHKDHFVRVLVEELAAQGLHYYWTWAYNHIGYDHLNEGVAVLSRQPLKADEILVSNMDDPTDYHTRRVAVAHTSVDGKEIAVASVHLSWWDKGFQFEWPRIEKYFSQVGKPFILAGDFNNPAGQEGYETILSSPLELQDSFIEAKETKGTYTVGPGIDGWTENQVPLRIDYVFASPEWDIQRLHVIFDGQNKSHVSDHYGLEAELSL, translated from the coding sequence ATGAAATTTTTAACATTAAATTCCCATAGTTGGATGGAAGAGAATGCCCAGCAAAAATTTGAAACCCTCAAGGAACAAATTTTCGAAGCGCAATATGATGTGATCTGTTTCCAAGAGGTCAATCAAGAGATGGCCTCAGAAGCAGTCGAAACAGATGAGTTTTATCAAGCCTTGCCTTCTGCTGTAGTGATTCATAAGGATCATTTTGTTCGCGTATTGGTAGAAGAGTTGGCTGCTCAAGGACTTCACTATTATTGGACTTGGGCCTACAACCATATCGGCTATGATCACCTTAATGAGGGGGTGGCCGTTCTTTCGCGTCAACCATTGAAGGCGGATGAGATTTTGGTATCCAATATGGATGATCCAACGGACTACCATACTCGTCGGGTGGCCGTTGCCCATACGAGTGTCGATGGAAAAGAGATTGCTGTTGCTAGTGTCCATCTTTCTTGGTGGGACAAAGGTTTCCAATTTGAGTGGCCACGCATTGAGAAGTACTTCAGTCAAGTAGGTAAACCCTTTATTCTGGCGGGTGATTTCAACAATCCTGCTGGTCAAGAAGGGTATGAAACGATTCTATCCAGTCCACTAGAACTTCAAGATAGCTTTATTGAAGCCAAAGAAACAAAGGGGACTTATACAGTAGGTCCTGGAATCGATGGCTGGACGGAAAATCAAGTTCCATTGCGGATCGATTACGTCTTTGCAAGTCCAGAATGGGACATCCAGCGTCTACATGTCATTTTTGATGGTCAAAACAAATCCCATGTCAGTGACCACTATGGCTTAGAAGCTGAATTATCACTCTAA
- a CDS encoding DEAD/DEAH box helicase: protein MAKLIPGKVRSQGSLLYEDGKVSLQEVKEKYLYFRVEEESLRYSLDDDAVFCSCAFFQKKKFCTHLAAVEAYLKNDDSGKAALASLEEDATATEETQEKVSFGSLFLDQVLPKIEKKEPRYILSAVGHEDDYSGQFLWTLRIRRLPDERSYVIRDVLAFLQTLQKEGYFAIGKSYYEPISYLEFDRASQDVINFLQGLVTDGGSKEQDFFPNAGRHLYFPPSLFEEAVELLMNLDSFLLQYSLYDFSEVYFQDVHGEEDLFHFQVEDHGDFYELIITEPQVKVIESANYLFRNGVFYHLTPQQRTLWKAIQDLPMDQDRKKRLHFDPTDQTKLSYSLKEFKKLGQITAPTSFLIHDFTPEFHFDLAQDQTVLLDVVFQYQDRAVTTREELLNLPYSSDFDKEQEVFSTMLAAGFTDDFSSQRSPLSSEQLYPFFRQQIPTFEALGEVTLSDNLLDLYQVERPKIDVKTNGSLLEIGFDFESVDPAEVDQVLKALVGQKDYFVSHTGKVLVFDEGTKKISRALADLRAKMSKGGKLQARRIAAYQLSDLLADQDNVHFSEEFRNLAHDLTHPEDYHLPQMTIQATLRDYQETGVKWFSMLNQYGFGGILADDMGLGKTLQTISFLTSVAKKETKILILAPSSLIYNWKQEFSKFAPQMEVAVVYGLKQHRDELIATNPQVVITSYASFRQDVEEYQKNQYEYLILDEAQVMKNAQTKIAQHLRGFEVPHVFALSGTPIENHVGELWSIFQIVLPGLFPAKKEFQKLTPETIARFVKPFVMRRKKDEVLQELSDLIETTYHNELDDSQKTIYLAQLKQIQDRVRTSSEEELNRSKVEILSGLMRLRQICDTPALFMEDYQGDSGKLESLRDLLGQIKDGEHRVLIFSQFRGMLDILEKEIDQLGMTSFKITGSTPAKDRQEMTNAFNAGERHAFLISLKAGGVGLNLTGADTVILVDLWWNPAVEDQAIGRAHRMGQEQNVEVYRMITRGTIEEKIQELQASKRHLVSTILDGTETRSSLSVEEIREILGIQSE from the coding sequence ATGGCAAAATTAATTCCTGGGAAGGTTCGTTCACAAGGGAGCCTTCTATATGAAGATGGGAAAGTTTCCCTTCAGGAAGTAAAAGAAAAATACCTGTATTTTCGGGTGGAAGAAGAAAGCTTGCGTTACAGTTTGGATGATGATGCCGTTTTTTGTAGTTGTGCTTTCTTTCAAAAGAAAAAATTCTGTACCCATCTGGCAGCTGTAGAAGCTTATCTGAAGAATGATGACAGTGGGAAAGCTGCTCTTGCAAGTCTTGAAGAAGACGCCACTGCAACTGAAGAAACTCAGGAGAAGGTCTCTTTTGGAAGTTTATTTTTAGATCAGGTGCTTCCAAAAATCGAGAAAAAAGAACCCCGCTATATCTTATCAGCTGTTGGACATGAAGACGACTATTCTGGTCAATTTTTATGGACTCTTCGCATTCGTCGCTTGCCAGACGAGCGCTCTTATGTGATCAGAGATGTGCTAGCTTTTTTGCAGACCCTTCAAAAAGAAGGCTATTTTGCAATTGGCAAAAGTTATTATGAACCTATTTCTTACTTAGAATTTGATAGGGCTAGCCAGGATGTGATTAATTTCCTACAGGGCTTGGTCACAGATGGTGGATCAAAAGAGCAAGATTTCTTTCCCAATGCTGGGCGCCATCTCTATTTCCCACCGAGTCTTTTTGAAGAAGCTGTGGAATTACTGATGAATTTGGACTCTTTTCTGCTGCAATATAGCTTGTATGACTTTTCAGAAGTGTATTTTCAGGATGTCCATGGGGAGGAAGATCTCTTTCATTTTCAGGTGGAGGACCATGGGGATTTTTACGAATTGATCATTACTGAGCCACAAGTGAAGGTTATCGAGTCGGCTAATTATCTATTTAGAAATGGTGTCTTCTATCACCTGACGCCCCAACAGCGGACCCTATGGAAGGCGATCCAAGATCTTCCAATGGATCAGGATCGCAAAAAACGCCTGCATTTTGATCCCACGGACCAAACAAAGCTTTCCTATAGTTTAAAAGAGTTCAAAAAACTGGGACAAATAACAGCACCGACCAGCTTTTTAATCCACGATTTTACTCCGGAATTTCATTTTGATCTTGCACAGGACCAGACCGTTTTACTGGACGTGGTCTTTCAATACCAGGACCGTGCAGTGACCACGCGTGAGGAACTTCTCAATCTTCCTTATTCCAGTGATTTCGATAAGGAGCAAGAAGTCTTTTCAACCATGCTAGCAGCAGGTTTTACAGACGACTTTTCTTCCCAAAGAAGTCCTTTATCAAGTGAGCAGCTCTATCCATTCTTTCGCCAACAGATCCCGACTTTTGAAGCCTTAGGAGAGGTTACCCTCTCTGATAACCTTTTAGATCTTTATCAAGTGGAGCGTCCAAAAATTGATGTTAAAACCAATGGCAGTCTACTGGAGATTGGTTTTGACTTTGAAAGTGTGGATCCAGCTGAAGTGGACCAGGTCCTCAAAGCTTTGGTGGGGCAAAAAGATTATTTTGTTAGCCATACAGGGAAGGTCCTTGTTTTTGATGAAGGAACCAAGAAAATCAGTCGAGCCTTAGCAGATCTGCGGGCGAAAATGAGCAAGGGTGGGAAACTACAAGCCCGCCGGATAGCTGCATATCAGTTATCTGATTTGTTGGCAGATCAAGACAATGTTCATTTTTCAGAAGAATTTCGAAATTTGGCTCATGATTTGACTCATCCAGAAGATTACCACCTCCCTCAGATGACAATCCAAGCGACCCTAAGGGATTACCAAGAAACAGGGGTCAAATGGTTCTCCATGCTAAATCAATATGGTTTTGGTGGTATTTTAGCGGATGATATGGGGCTTGGGAAAACCCTGCAGACCATTTCCTTTTTGACCAGTGTTGCAAAAAAAGAAACTAAAATCTTGATTCTAGCTCCGTCTAGTCTCATTTACAACTGGAAACAAGAATTTTCAAAATTCGCTCCTCAGATGGAAGTGGCAGTCGTCTACGGTCTCAAGCAGCACCGAGATGAACTCATCGCAACCAATCCACAGGTGGTTATCACTAGTTACGCTTCTTTCCGTCAAGATGTGGAGGAATACCAGAAGAATCAGTATGAGTACTTGATTCTAGATGAAGCCCAGGTCATGAAAAATGCCCAAACCAAGATTGCCCAACACTTACGTGGCTTTGAGGTTCCGCATGTGTTTGCCCTATCAGGGACACCGATTGAAAACCATGTGGGTGAACTCTGGTCCATTTTCCAAATTGTTCTTCCAGGGCTCTTCCCAGCTAAAAAAGAATTTCAAAAATTGACTCCTGAGACCATTGCGCGATTTGTCAAACCCTTCGTCATGAGACGGAAAAAAGATGAGGTGCTCCAAGAATTATCGGACTTGATTGAAACAACCTACCACAATGAGTTGGATGACAGTCAAAAAACGATCTATTTAGCTCAATTAAAACAAATTCAAGATCGAGTTCGAACCTCTAGTGAGGAAGAACTAAATCGGAGCAAGGTGGAAATTCTCTCTGGTCTCATGCGCCTTCGCCAAATCTGTGATACCCCCGCCCTCTTTATGGAAGACTATCAGGGAGATAGTGGGAAATTAGAGAGCCTTCGAGATCTTTTGGGTCAAATCAAGGATGGCGAACACCGGGTTTTGATCTTCTCTCAATTCAGAGGCATGTTGGATATTTTGGAGAAGGAAATTGATCAGCTCGGCATGACTTCCTTTAAAATCACGGGGTCCACTCCGGCCAAAGATCGTCAAGAAATGACCAATGCCTTTAATGCAGGTGAGCGCCATGCTTTTCTCATTTCTCTAAAGGCTGGAGGGGTCGGATTGAACCTCACTGGTGCCGATACCGTCATCTTAGTCGATTTGTGGTGGAATCCTGCAGTGGAAGACCAGGCTATTGGACGTGCCCATCGAATGGGACAGGAACAAAATGTTGAAGTTTACCGTATGATTACTCGTGGTACGATTGAAGAGAAAATCCAAGAACTGCAAGCTTCCAAAAGACACTTGGTCTCAACGATTTTAGATGGAACGGAAACACGATCCAGTTTATCTGTTGAAGAAATTCGTGAGATTCTTGGAATTCAGTCAGAATAG
- the nrdR gene encoding transcriptional regulator NrdR, whose amino-acid sequence MRCPKCGGSKSSVVDSRQAEDGNTIRRRRECEECHYRFTTYERVEERTLVVVKKDGTREQFSRDKIFNGIIRSAQKRPVSSDEIEEIVNRIEQKVRSQSDNEIYSEYIGSLVMDELADLDEITYVRFASVYRSFKDVGELETLLKQITKGTKKKKEK is encoded by the coding sequence ATGCGTTGTCCAAAATGTGGTGGAAGTAAGTCTAGTGTGGTGGATAGTCGACAAGCTGAAGATGGGAATACCATCCGTCGTCGCAGGGAATGCGAAGAATGCCATTATCGCTTTACTACCTACGAACGTGTAGAAGAACGGACTCTAGTGGTTGTCAAAAAGGATGGAACACGTGAGCAATTTTCTCGTGATAAAATCTTTAATGGTATTATCCGCTCGGCTCAAAAACGGCCGGTTTCTAGTGATGAAATCGAAGAAATTGTAAACCGAATTGAACAAAAGGTCCGCAGCCAAAGTGACAATGAAATCTACAGTGAGTATATTGGTTCGTTGGTTATGGATGAGTTAGCAGATCTGGATGAGATCACCTATGTTCGTTTTGCTAGTGTTTACCGGAGTTTCAAGGATGTCGGTGAATTAGAGACCCTCTTGAAGCAAATCACGAAGGGAACCAAGAAGAAAAAGGAAAAATAG
- a CDS encoding replication initiation and membrane attachment family protein — MKPNTPFAFLKNNLLPPAGAALEQYYLPILETETVTVYRYLLASYDQGEKQYLLAQILNHLNIGFPQLLLAFDRLIAMGLMDLYEEEVGITIQLHAPLASEQFFSNAVFKRLLEKKIGEKAVEDLLPARSLGTRRQVSFSQVFGLDAGEATVLPSKKQQFDMEMFKRMMGRDGFRFADEGEATLSLFAIAEEQQWTWYETYLLAKETAVDRIVSPKRMKQKLAQASQEQPRMSYSRQEETILREAKAKSSLQFLAEIKKARNATITQSERKTLSKLADLGLLDEVINIILLLTFNKTQSANLNEKYALKVGNDFSYQGVNSAELAILKVRERQEQAKAQGNKGTSPASAKGKHSNVPKWSQPNYQNQTSQAEKVDLAKEKQRLLEKLNQGGE; from the coding sequence ATGAAGCCCAATACGCCTTTCGCATTTTTAAAAAATAATCTTCTTCCACCGGCAGGGGCTGCATTGGAGCAGTATTACCTGCCTATTTTGGAGACGGAAACAGTAACAGTTTATCGTTATCTGCTAGCCTCTTATGATCAAGGTGAAAAACAATATTTGCTTGCTCAAATCCTCAATCACTTGAATATAGGATTTCCACAGCTGCTTCTCGCTTTTGATCGTTTAATTGCTATGGGGTTGATGGATCTCTATGAGGAAGAAGTTGGGATCACGATCCAGTTACATGCTCCTCTTGCCTCAGAACAATTTTTTTCGAATGCTGTTTTTAAACGCTTACTTGAAAAGAAAATCGGGGAAAAGGCCGTGGAGGATCTGCTCCCAGCACGCTCTTTAGGGACTAGACGGCAAGTTTCCTTCTCGCAAGTCTTTGGACTAGATGCTGGGGAGGCGACCGTTCTTCCAAGTAAGAAACAGCAGTTTGATATGGAGATGTTTAAGCGAATGATGGGGCGTGATGGATTTCGTTTTGCGGATGAAGGAGAAGCGACTCTATCCCTCTTTGCCATCGCGGAAGAGCAACAATGGACCTGGTATGAAACCTATCTTTTAGCCAAAGAAACAGCTGTAGACCGGATTGTCTCTCCAAAGAGAATGAAGCAAAAGTTGGCTCAGGCGAGCCAGGAGCAACCCCGCATGTCCTATAGCCGTCAGGAAGAAACCATTCTGAGAGAAGCTAAGGCAAAATCCAGCCTACAATTTCTAGCGGAGATTAAGAAGGCGCGCAATGCGACCATTACGCAGAGCGAACGCAAGACTTTATCTAAGTTAGCTGATCTAGGCTTACTAGATGAGGTGATCAATATCATCTTATTGTTGACCTTTAATAAGACCCAGTCTGCTAATCTCAATGAAAAGTATGCTTTGAAGGTAGGAAATGATTTTTCTTATCAAGGGGTCAACAGTGCAGAACTAGCGATTTTAAAAGTTCGAGAACGCCAGGAACAAGCTAAGGCTCAAGGAAACAAAGGGACGAGTCCTGCATCAGCCAAGGGCAAGCATAGCAATGTTCCCAAGTGGAGTCAACCAAACTATCAAAATCAAACCAGTCAAGCAGAAAAGGTGGATCTTGCTAAAGAGAAACAACGCCTATTAGAAAAACTGAATCAAGGAGGTGAGTAG
- a CDS encoding PTS transporter subunit IIBC: MNKGSFKSLFSFEFWQKFGKALMVVIAVMPAAGLMISIGKSIPMINPNLSPLVITGGVLEQIGWAVIGNLHILFALAIGGSWAKERAGGAFAAGLSFILINRITGAVFGVTSAMLADKDATVHTILGGSIKVADYFISVLEAPALNMGVFVGIISGFVGATAFNKYYNYRKLPEALSFFNGKRFVPFVVIVRSALAALVLAALWPVVQSGINGFGVWIANSQSTAPVLAPFLYGTLERLLLPFGLHHMLTIPINYTQLGGSYQVLTGAAKGTTVFGQDPLWLAWVTDLVNLKKADPSQYQHLLHAYTPARFKVGQMIGSFGILMGIVVAIYRNVDPDKKEKYKGMLFATALATFLTGVTEPIKYMFMFIATPLYLIYAFVQGAAFAMADVVHLRVHSFGSIEFLTRTPLAINAGLALDVFNFVWVTVLFALIMYFIANFMIKKFNYATPGRNGNYEQNDDASSGDGATAGAATSSASSQVINIINLLGGRANIVDVDACMTRLRVTVKDAEKVGTEEQWKAEGAMGLVMKGQGVQAIYGPKADVLKSDIQDVLDSGEVIPETLPSQMTAVQKAEATFKGVTDEVHSVADGEVINIEDVKDPVFSQKMMGDGFAVEPENGHIVSPVAGKVTSVFPTKHALGLVTDNGLEVLVHIGLDTVSLEGKPFEVKVTEGQTVATGDLLVEANLDAIREAGRETSTIVVFTNADAIKSVKVEHTGKLAANAPVATVEL, from the coding sequence ATGAATAAAGGATCATTCAAAAGTTTATTTAGCTTTGAATTCTGGCAAAAGTTCGGTAAGGCCTTGATGGTCGTTATCGCTGTAATGCCAGCTGCTGGGTTGATGATTTCAATCGGGAAATCAATCCCTATGATCAACCCGAATTTATCTCCACTTGTTATTACAGGTGGGGTTCTCGAACAAATCGGTTGGGCGGTTATCGGTAACCTTCACATCCTGTTTGCACTCGCTATCGGTGGTAGCTGGGCCAAAGAGCGTGCTGGGGGTGCCTTTGCGGCTGGTCTCTCTTTCATCTTGATTAACCGTATTACAGGTGCAGTGTTTGGAGTGACATCTGCAATGTTGGCTGATAAGGATGCTACCGTTCACACGATCTTAGGTGGATCGATTAAAGTTGCGGACTACTTTATCAGTGTTCTTGAAGCACCAGCTCTGAATATGGGGGTATTTGTAGGGATTATCTCAGGTTTTGTTGGAGCAACAGCCTTCAATAAATACTACAACTACCGTAAACTCCCAGAAGCCCTTTCTTTCTTCAATGGGAAACGCTTTGTACCATTCGTTGTTATCGTCCGTTCAGCTCTTGCAGCCTTGGTTTTGGCAGCCTTGTGGCCAGTAGTTCAATCAGGAATTAATGGATTTGGTGTTTGGATCGCCAACTCACAATCCACTGCCCCAGTATTGGCACCATTCTTGTACGGTACCTTGGAACGTCTTCTCTTGCCGTTTGGTCTTCACCACATGTTGACCATTCCAATCAACTATACTCAATTGGGTGGTAGCTACCAAGTTCTTACAGGTGCTGCCAAAGGAACAACTGTATTTGGACAAGATCCACTTTGGTTGGCTTGGGTAACAGACCTTGTCAACTTGAAGAAAGCTGATCCTAGCCAATACCAACACTTGCTTCATGCCTACACACCAGCTCGTTTCAAAGTTGGTCAAATGATCGGATCATTTGGTATTTTGATGGGTATTGTGGTTGCCATCTACCGCAATGTGGATCCAGATAAAAAAGAAAAATACAAAGGGATGCTTTTTGCAACTGCCCTTGCAACATTCTTGACAGGTGTAACAGAACCAATTAAATACATGTTCATGTTCATTGCAACACCATTGTACTTGATCTACGCCTTTGTTCAAGGTGCTGCCTTTGCAATGGCTGACGTGGTTCACCTTCGTGTTCACTCATTCGGTTCGATCGAATTCTTGACCCGTACCCCACTGGCCATCAACGCTGGTTTGGCACTAGATGTCTTTAACTTTGTATGGGTAACAGTCCTCTTTGCCTTAATCATGTACTTCATTGCCAACTTCATGATTAAGAAATTCAATTATGCGACTCCAGGACGTAATGGAAACTACGAACAAAATGATGATGCCTCTTCAGGAGATGGTGCAACAGCTGGAGCTGCTACAAGCTCAGCAAGCTCACAAGTCATTAACATTATCAACCTTCTTGGTGGACGTGCCAATATCGTAGACGTTGACGCATGTATGACTCGTCTTCGTGTAACTGTTAAGGACGCTGAAAAAGTCGGAACAGAAGAACAATGGAAAGCTGAAGGCGCTATGGGTCTTGTCATGAAAGGACAAGGTGTCCAAGCGATCTACGGACCTAAAGCTGACGTATTGAAATCTGATATCCAAGACGTACTTGATTCAGGTGAAGTTATTCCTGAAACACTTCCTAGCCAAATGACAGCAGTTCAAAAGGCTGAAGCAACCTTTAAAGGGGTAACAGATGAAGTTCACTCCGTTGCAGATGGTGAAGTTATCAATATTGAAGATGTGAAAGATCCTGTATTCTCACAAAAAATGATGGGAGACGGATTTGCAGTTGAGCCTGAAAATGGCCATATCGTTTCACCAGTTGCTGGTAAAGTTACCAGCGTCTTCCCAACCAAACATGCCCTTGGTTTGGTAACAGATAATGGTTTGGAAGTCTTAGTTCACATCGGTCTAGATACAGTTAGTCTTGAAGGAAAACCATTTGAGGTTAAAGTTACTGAAGGTCAAACAGTGGCTACTGGAGACCTCTTGGTAGAAGCAAACCTTGATGCGATCCGTGAAGCAGGTCGTGAAACTTCAACAATTGTTGTCTTCACAAATGCAGATGCGATTAAATCTGTTAAGGTCGAACATACTGGTAAATTGGCAGCAAATGCTCCAGTTGCAACAGTAGAATTATAA
- the dnaI gene encoding primosomal protein DnaI — MESVGQTMSHMNRARQFNYEDLVAQILADQEVAAFIKDQSLSEQEIRRSISKFNQYISERNRFLLGDPDYIAKGYKPILTMNEGYADVAYEETPELVEAQKRAAINQRLNLINLPSTLKEASLAKVELDDKGRFVAFEELANFVANYPEYQKGIYLYGDFGVGKSYMMAALAHDLSEKRQASTTLLHFPSFAIDVKNAISSGLVKETVDQVKKAEILILDDIGAEQMSAWVRDEILQVILQHRMQENLSTFFTSNFNFEELERHFAASRNGDETWQAKRVMERVKFLAKEIHLEGVNRR, encoded by the coding sequence ATGGAAAGTGTAGGTCAAACCATGTCTCACATGAACCGTGCGCGTCAATTTAACTATGAGGATTTGGTCGCACAGATCTTGGCAGACCAAGAAGTTGCAGCCTTTATCAAGGACCAATCTTTGTCTGAACAAGAAATTCGACGTAGTATTTCAAAATTTAATCAATACATTAGTGAACGCAACCGTTTCTTATTGGGAGATCCGGATTATATTGCCAAAGGTTATAAGCCCATCCTCACCATGAATGAAGGCTATGCGGATGTCGCTTATGAGGAAACGCCAGAGTTAGTCGAAGCCCAAAAACGAGCTGCGATCAACCAACGTCTCAACTTGATCAATCTCCCTTCAACCTTGAAAGAAGCGAGTCTAGCTAAGGTAGAGCTCGATGATAAGGGACGATTTGTGGCCTTTGAGGAATTAGCTAATTTTGTGGCCAACTATCCTGAATATCAAAAGGGGATCTACCTCTATGGTGATTTTGGAGTAGGAAAGAGCTACATGATGGCAGCTTTGGCTCATGATCTATCAGAAAAACGCCAGGCCTCTACCACCTTACTACATTTCCCAAGTTTTGCTATCGATGTCAAAAATGCCATCAGTTCAGGCTTGGTCAAAGAAACCGTCGATCAGGTGAAAAAAGCCGAAATTTTAATTCTCGATGATATCGGTGCGGAACAGATGTCAGCCTGGGTACGAGATGAAATCTTACAGGTGATTTTGCAGCACCGGATGCAGGAAAATCTCTCAACCTTCTTTACTTCTAACTTTAATTTTGAAGAATTGGAACGTCATTTTGCGGCTTCGCGCAATGGAGATGAAACCTGGCAGGCCAAACGTGTCATGGAGCGCGTGAAATTTTTAGCCAAGGAAATCCATTTGGAAGGAGTCAATCGCCGATGA
- a CDS encoding nitroreductase family protein, with amino-acid sequence MNETIRLMKSHFSVRRFKEETIKEADLKEILSAGQMASSWKNFQSYSVIVVKSKEKKEALYDLLPQEAIRQSDVFLLFVGDLNRAEKAVKLHEQDFHPEGVDNLLITSVDAALAAQNTLLAAESLGYGGVIIGMLRYCSEEVAELFRLPDYTYPVFGIALGVPNQQHAVKPRLLLEQVAFEEEYQEQDLSVVTAYDKVQADYAGARATDSWSERLAAQFGQPEQEETKKLLEKHKLL; translated from the coding sequence ATGAATGAAACCATCCGTTTAATGAAATCTCATTTTTCTGTTCGCCGTTTTAAGGAAGAAACCATCAAAGAAGCTGACCTCAAGGAAATTTTATCAGCTGGGCAGATGGCATCAAGTTGGAAAAACTTTCAGTCTTATTCTGTGATTGTGGTCAAAAGCAAAGAAAAGAAAGAAGCTCTCTACGATTTGCTTCCTCAAGAAGCGATTCGCCAATCAGATGTCTTTCTCCTCTTTGTTGGAGATTTAAACCGCGCTGAAAAAGCTGTCAAACTTCATGAGCAGGATTTCCATCCTGAAGGGGTGGACAACTTACTGATCACCTCAGTGGATGCGGCTCTAGCGGCTCAAAATACGCTATTGGCAGCTGAAAGTCTCGGCTATGGTGGAGTGATTATCGGCATGTTGCGCTACTGTTCAGAGGAAGTCGCAGAACTCTTCCGTCTGCCAGATTATACCTACCCTGTTTTTGGGATTGCTCTTGGAGTACCCAACCAGCAACATGCAGTGAAACCACGTTTGCTATTGGAGCAGGTTGCTTTTGAAGAAGAATACCAAGAACAAGACCTATCAGTTGTGACTGCCTATGACAAGGTTCAGGCAGATTATGCTGGAGCGCGTGCAACAGATAGCTGGAGCGAGCGCCTTGCAGCTCAATTTGGTCAACCTGAACAAGAAGAGACCAAAAAACTACTAGAAAAACACAAACTATTATGA
- the der gene encoding ribosome biogenesis GTPase Der: MALPTIAIVGRPNVGKSTLFNRIAGERISIVEDVEGVTRDRIYATAEWLNRKFSIIDTGGIDDVDAPFMEQIKHQAEIAMDEADVIVFVVSGKEGITDADEYVTRILYKTHKPVILAVNKVDNPEMRNDIYDFYALGLGEPLPVSSVHGIGTGDVLDAIIENLPNETEEENPDIIKFSLIGRPNVGKSSLINAILGEDRVIASPVAGTTRDAIDTHFTDADGQEFTMIDTAGMRKSGKIYENTEKYSVMRAMRAIDRSDVVLMVINAEEGIREYDKRIAGFAHEAGKGMIIVVNKWDTIEKDNHTMKQWEDDIRDQFQYLSYAPIVFVSALTKQRLHKLPEMIKQISESQNTRIPSAVLNDVIMDAIAINPTPTDKGKRLKIFYATQVATKPPTFVIFVNEEELMHFSYLRFLENQIRKAFVFEGTPIHLIARKRK; this comes from the coding sequence ATGGCCCTACCAACTATTGCGATTGTAGGCCGTCCCAATGTCGGAAAATCTACACTCTTTAACCGGATTGCCGGTGAGCGGATTTCCATCGTTGAGGATGTAGAAGGAGTCACTCGTGACCGCATTTATGCAACAGCTGAGTGGTTGAATCGAAAATTTAGTATCATTGATACAGGGGGAATTGATGACGTAGATGCCCCATTTATGGAGCAAATCAAGCATCAGGCAGAAATTGCCATGGACGAAGCAGATGTGATCGTCTTTGTCGTTTCTGGGAAAGAAGGGATCACGGACGCGGATGAATATGTCACTCGTATCTTGTATAAGACCCATAAACCGGTCATTCTTGCAGTCAACAAGGTGGATAATCCAGAGATGCGCAATGATATCTATGATTTTTATGCCTTGGGACTGGGTGAGCCACTACCGGTATCCTCTGTCCACGGGATCGGAACTGGGGATGTGCTTGATGCCATCATTGAAAATCTCCCGAATGAAACAGAAGAAGAAAATCCAGATATCATTAAATTTAGCTTGATTGGTCGTCCAAATGTTGGAAAATCAAGCTTGATCAATGCGATCCTTGGAGAAGACCGAGTTATCGCAAGCCCTGTTGCTGGAACTACACGGGATGCCATCGATACCCATTTTACCGATGCAGATGGTCAAGAATTTACCATGATCGATACAGCTGGTATGCGTAAATCTGGTAAAATCTATGAAAACACTGAGAAATATTCTGTCATGCGTGCCATGCGTGCCATCGACCGTTCAGATGTGGTTTTGATGGTTATTAATGCCGAAGAAGGGATTCGGGAATATGACAAGCGGATCGCTGGCTTTGCTCATGAAGCTGGTAAAGGTATGATCATTGTTGTCAACAAATGGGATACCATTGAAAAAGACAACCATACCATGAAGCAGTGGGAAGATGACATTCGCGATCAATTCCAATACCTTTCTTATGCGCCGATTGTCTTTGTCTCTGCCTTAACTAAACAACGCTTGCACAAGTTGCCAGAGATGATCAAACAGATCAGTGAGAGTCAAAATACGCGGATTCCTTCAGCTGTCTTGAACGATGTGATTATGGATGCCATTGCCATTAATCCAACACCGACAGATAAAGGAAAACGTCTCAAGATCTTCTATGCGACACAAGTAGCAACCAAGCCGCCAACTTTTGTGATCTTTGTTAATGAAGAAGAACTGATGCACTTCTCTTACCTTCGTTTCTTGGAGAACCAAATTCGCAAGGCCTTTGTTTTTGAAGGAACCCCGATCCATTTGATTGCGCGAAAACGGAAGTAG